One region of Lathamus discolor isolate bLatDis1 chromosome 2, bLatDis1.hap1, whole genome shotgun sequence genomic DNA includes:
- the KIF9 gene encoding kinesin-like protein KIF9 isoform X5 — MYLVRKRVHTFVRVKPTADFAQDMIKFGPDNKSIEMCLKKDAKKEAMNSRQTNWSFRMDGVLHNTSQEQLYETVAKKLVSEALIGYNGLQSNCTIH, encoded by the exons ATGTATCTAGTAAGAAAGAGAGTCCATACATTCGTGCGAGTCAAGCCAACAGCTGATTTTGCTCAAGATATGATCAAGTTTGGGCCAGATAACAAG AGCATAGAGATGTGCCTCAAAAAAGATGCCAAGAAAGAAGCTATGAATAGCAGGCAGACCAACTGGAGCTTTAGGATGGATGGCGTCCTTCACAACACCTCCCAGGAACAGCTTTATGAGACAGTGGCAAAGAAATTGGTGTCTGAAGCTTTAATTGGCTATAATG GTCTTCAAAGCAACTGCACAATCCACTGA